GAAAGGAGACATCCCAAGGTCACCGAAACCTGCAGAATCCTGGTCTCCAGATTCTTGAGGCCCTGGGGTCTCCCCTGGTTGGTCCTGAGGAAACCTTATGGACTCAGCTCCCTGGAGAACCGTCATTGTCTAGTTCTGTGTCAATTCCAACAGTAGGCAGACCCCAAGGGCGCCCAGAGTGTACGCTTGAACCCACGCCTCACTCAAACAGCACACATGAGTTTTGACTCCTGCACACAAGTAGGTGTCCAGATACACAGCAGTCATAGACAACATGGCCAAATGCAAGCCAGGCACAAAGGCCCACCACAACTGTGCAGGCACATCCTAAGACATACAACCAGAACCCCGACGTGAAGCACAGACATCAAGGATCTAACAAACGGCCTGAGACAAAATACACCTGCCACGTGGAAAGGTGAGCTGACAGCACACCAGTAAAAACAAGATCCCACGCTTTTGGACTCCAAATACAAGGACACACACTTCGGGAGGGCACGCGACCAAACCCAGAGACCCCGCCGGACTTTCGTGGCCCAGCGCGGAGCCCAGCCGGCAGCCCGCGCTCACTGTGGGTGACGGTCACGCTGAGCCCGGCTGCCGCCATTTCTTCGCTCCGGGCCACCTCTTCGCTCAAGGCCACCTCTTCACTCAGGACCACCTCCTCGCTCGGGACCACCTCTTCGCTGCGGGTCACCTCTTCGCTCCGGGCCGAGCGAGGCCGTTCTTTCTTTTTCACCCGCGGCCTGCGAGCGCAGGCGGCGGCGCCTCTGGTGGATCCGGCATGCCCTCTGGTCACGCTCCGGACGGCTGATTTCTGGGAGGGAGGCGGACCGCGCTCGGCTGGGTGCACCGACTGGCGCGGCTCCCGGCCCGGCCGAGGGGCGCGCCGCCGGGGACCCAGCCGCTCCCGGTCGCCTCGCGGTCTTCGCGCGCCCCCGCGGTCCGCCAGACCCGCGCTAGTTGCCCGCCCAGCGAGGGTAGCTGGGCTGGGGCCCTCCACCCCTGTTCGGCTACTTCCCCGCCCCTCCCGGGCCTACCGGCCCCGCCCCTCGGAGCAGCCCCGCTCCAGCCCCGCTCTTCCTCTGAAGCCGCCCCCTACCCCACCCACTCAGCCGAGGCCCCGCCTGGCTTATCTGGGGCCACGCCCACGCCCGCCGCCGGGGCCACGCCCCGTGATGACTCTCGGTCCCTCACCTCCAACTTCCCGGAGCTCCCCTTCCCCGGAAGATCAGGCTGAAAATCCGGATAAAGGATTGGGAAACGCCAATAGGCACATTGCGCTTGCGCATGGGGGGCCGGAAGTCAAGTCGGAGACGGAGGTGACTCTGCTTCCGTTTCTGGTTTTGCTCCAGTGTTTAGGTTTTCTCAGCTGCCGCCCAAGATGAACCGATTCTTCGGGAAAGCGAAACCCAAGGCTCCGCCGCCCAGCTTGACTGACTGCATTGGCACGGTGGGCACTTAGACTTGCTAACTAGGCTCAGGAACCCTGACACCCCTTAACCCGTCCACCCCCGACTTCGGCGTCTACTCCTGGCTCCCGGGCCCATTACACCTTAGCTCTCTCCACCCCACTTTCGTTCCTCTTACCCTAGTCATTGCTGACGCCACAAACCGGGGACCCCTATCCCATCATTGTTTAACCCTACTTGCGCCCCACCCCCTCTGGTGCTCAGTGCTGCGTCCACTCGCTGTTGACTGCCCTGGTCACCCCGACCAGCCATAGGCCCTGACACCCTTCCCACCTCATCCAGCCCtacccctccctcctcttccgTCCCTCATCCTTCTCCGACGTCAGGAATCTCGGCTTGATATCCTAGCTCAGTATATCTGTAACGCAATCCTGGATCTGTTACACAAAATTCAGAACTCTAGCTCCTGTCATTAGGCCACCACCTTCTATCCTAGTGAATAGCGTTAGCTCTACAGCCCTAGCCGAGGTCCATTGGACAGTaactcatttcacacactttCTGATTGAGCCCTCTGCTGGCCTAGTCTCCAGTTCTTGGGAAACTTCGACTCAGTCGAGTGATTCTCAAATTCTTCTTCTGCTCAAACACTTGAGGATGCCTCTGGAATATTGGAATCTAGGGGGGTGGAATACAGTttaaccccccaccccaggatttCTGAGAATCCTGCCCCGCCCCACAATTAGGAATCGCTGTTTTCAACCTTCACCATATgctcttctttgtttttcctttcttcctctataTTCATTCCTCCCCTACCatttttcatgtaaatgtatTGCAATAATTACCACTGCCTTTGATGTTTTTCCACTCAAGGTGGACAGCAGAGCAGAATCCATTGACAAGAAGATTTCTCGGCTGGATGCTGAACTAGTGAAGTATAAGGATCAGATCAAGAAGATGAGGGAGGGACCTGCAAAGGTAAGGCAGACAGCTCCTGCAGAAGTTGTGACACCTTGATTTGAGTACCTGTGGAAGTAGGGCCTGATGGTAAGGGCTGGTGAGGGATATAGAAGAGATGCTCACAGTCTGGTAAGGGGAAAACATTTGTGACAGTGTGTCCTTCAGGGAGAAGAGTTTGCAGCTGGATATGAGATGAAAACTGGGGCTTGATCTGGTGGAGAGAAGATGTtgatcacacacacagaaacatgtATGTGGGAATTAGCATATTCTACTGAGAACATGGCAATCTGGACAGGCTGGGCCTGCTCAGACTAACGAGTTGCTTGGCTGGTCAGGTTAGATATATATAATAGACTGGTTAAGGAATGGCATGTTGGGGAAAAGTACTAGTGTTCTGTTAATACCATCACTACCTACTAGCTGTGATCTTTATGAAGTCACTTAATTTCTTACTTTCCTCTTCTGTTAGGAAGAAACATAGAGTGCTGTATGTAAGTGCATGGACTGTGAATTTGagctgctttttttcccccatcctaTCTCTAACTTACTAGGCATTTAAGTGAGAGCAAGTTACTTAGCACCTGAACTTAGCaaactgaacctcagttttccaatctgtaaaatggggatcataTCTGCTTTATAGAATGAGATTAAGCAAGGTAATTCATGTGACCTACATAGTACTATGTCTAGTACATAGAAACAGTAAGTGTTAGGTATTATTATCATCTATGAAGTAATAATACCTGCTTTTCCGTCTTCATTGGAGGAGACAAAGTGATTTATGAAACAGTATAGAAAGCGAAGTGACCAGAGGATTTTCTCTGCCATCGTAGTTGGATGGCATGGAGTGAAGAGTGACCAGAGGCAGGACAGCCTACCTAGACTTGAGGAGATGAAAGCCTAAACCGTGGTGGTAGTCATGAGAATGACATGAGAGGAATCAATTTGAAAGTGAGTTCTGAAAATCTAACATGATGACAATGCATGAGGAGACAACAGAGAGAGGAAAGGTAAGGTTGGTGTAACAGTTTTCAGCCTAGAGAAGTGAGAGACGGGTGGGGCTGCTGTTAGTCATTTCCAAGGTGATAGCAGGTTGAAGAGTTTGGGCATGGTGAGTTTGAGTGGAGAGCAGACTGTCTAAATGTGGAATCTCTCTAAGGCACCTGCATATACAAAATTGGCCCTCTTTGAGTTGAAATAatatcccctagaaaaggaaatgtacTGAGATGTGGGATGAAAAGACTGAGGCGGGCTGGAGCTTAGAGCCCACTTGGGAGGTGAACAGTCTGGGAGCCACCATGTCTACTGCTTTGAAGATGAGAGGAAGTAGGTATGTGAGTTTGAGGATATGGGATTCATttaccatttgtatattttctacttcctttcattaaaatctgtttttcttcctaGAATATGGTCAAGCAGAAAGCCTTGCGGGTTTTAAAGCAAAAGCGGATGTAAGTTATATAAGTATAATCTCCTTTCTTCTAACAGGTTTAACCAAAAGGGAAATGGTCTTCCATTCCTTTAGATTTTCCTACCattttataagggcttcccaagcAGCATGgtagtaaaggatccacctgccagagaggtagacataagagatgggggtccgattcctgggttgggaagatcccctggaggagggcccagcaactcactgcagtatccttgtctggagaatcccaggtatagagaagcgtggcaggctacagtccattaggtcgcaaagagtcagacacagctgaaacgacttagcacgcatgcaccacTTTATAAGCATTCTTCAGTTAATTACAAATTTCATTTACACATACGGTTAACTAGAATTTCTCCCCCTGCATGTTCAGCAATATTTGTTGCATGTTCAGCAGCATCTGTTGCACCACTGTCCATTCAAATAGAACTTTTTGCTGTGATGGGAGATGTTTTCTGTCTGTACTGGTCAGTACAATAGCTGTTAGCCATGTGTgcctattgagcacttgaaacgTGGCTAGTATGACTAAGGAACTCAAGGtccaattttatttaattttaacaatttAAGTAGCCATGTATGTCTAGTGGCTTCTGTATAGACTTCCCAGATCTGTAGAGTTTGATTCTCCCATTTATTTAATTAGAGtgtgccttttaaaatttcatttgtttgCCTGTAAAATTGGGAAACTTGAAATATTTGTTCCCTCCCATCAGAAGATTTAGTAGCCCTTTATTTgttttaggagaaggcaatggcaccccactccagtactcttgcctggaaaatcccatggacggaggagcctggtaggctgcagtccctggggtcgctatcagtcggacatgactgagcaacttcactttcccttttcactttcatacattgcagaagacaatggcaacccactccagtgttcttgcctggagaatcccagggagggacggaggagcctggtgggctgtggtctatggagtcgcacagagtcagacatgactgaagcgacttagcagcagcaacagcagctatTTATTTTAAGTGACTGTGTCCCAGTGTTTGAGCAGAAACCCAACATTATCTTTGGTTCTTAACCTTGTGGGCTCTCCAGCTGATGAGACCCTCTTTAGGAGTGCAGAGGTCAGGTGGAATCAGCTGATGAAGAGCAGAAAGATTATTGGTATCTCTATTCTTGTTTACAAAATGACTTCTTATAAAACATTAGATACCATCTTACTCCTTTCAGATTAGACagagttataaaaagaaaactatgatgCCTAGAGCAATGAGAGTGTGTAGTAAAACTGTTACCTCCTAAATTGATAGCATTGcagtttttttattaaaaaaattttatttaaaaaaatttatttttggctgcaccaaaaataaataataaaacacacaccaaaataataaaacaaacaccaaaaagtCTTTGTTACATtgcgctggctttctctagttgcggagagtgggggctacttttcCGTGCAGCGcatgggcctctcattgcagtggcttctcttgttacggagcacaggctctaggcatgaagactcagtagtttcagctcacaggttctagagcaatggctcagtacttgtggtgcttgggcttagtagctccacaacatgtgggatcttcccagaccagagtttgaacccatgtcccctgcattggcaggtgggttcttatccactgggccaccagggaagtccagcattgCAATTTttaagtagctttttttttaaataaaagaatacatgTTCATTGTGGAAACTTGGCAAGTACATAAACATGAGTAGAAGAAGAGAAAATTCACCAAGAGTCCTATTGCCAGAAATAACCACctttaaaatgctaatttcttACAGTTTCTTTCTCTGCTTGTGCATACATGGTACATGTGCATAtaatcttttagaagaaaacaaatggcATGTATTATATCAGTTATCCTTTTCTAGTTAATATTGTATCACACGTATTTTTgtccttctaaatattttttggaaacatttttttaatggtgtGATAATATTCCACCACCATTTGCCTGCATCATTGACCGTTTTTCTTCTGGTTGAATGGTTAGATGGTTTTCAAATACTGTATAAAGACTATAGTGATATAAGTCTTTGAGACAGTATTATCAGTTGttataaaacttcatttaaaaaaaatagttggaGTGTCAGGCAGTATATTAGGTTGGATAGATTACCTATTTATGGATACAAgattaataaaataacaatacCAGTGCTCAAGCAGTTCAGTCTACTGGAAAAAGTTTCACTGTATGTAGGAAGAACCTTAAATATAGTCTTGCTCCTTCCCCCTAAGAATTCCACTTCTGAGACTTTAGCActgcaaataatttaaaacataaaaacttaTATTAAGACTTCTTAGCAATGTAGAAAACAGCAGTAATAATGTTAAATGGAAAATAGTGTTATAGTTAAAGTACATTCCAAGGAAGAAGATTGGAGGAACGTCAAATGATGTTTGTGTAAGATGGATTaaattgtttttctcatttttttgtacCTTTGTTAAGGTTTGTTGTTGTCTTTAAGAAGATTCTCTTATCTAGCATGAAAGATACTTTCTTcctgaagagattttttttgggaaaaaaagtaaTGTATTTgcattgcttccattttttattCCTGAAGAGTTCTATCTGCCTCACATTCCCGTTTTCATTTGACTCTGAAAAGGTACGAGCAGCAGCGGGACAATCTCGCCCAACAGTCATTTAATATGGAACAAGCCAACTACACCATCCAGTCATTGAAGGACACCAAGACCACGGTACTCCCAAAGCACTTTTTCCCatggtttcattttaaattttgtgctttatttttgtgtttcatttatattttgtgCTCTTTTTCCTATagtttttaaaagacagtttAACCATCATGGCTTCTTAAGAGATGGtatgttctctttccttttttaggTTGATGCTATGAAATTGGGagtaaaggaaatgaagaaagccTACAAGCAAGTGAAAATTGACCAGATTGAGGTGAGATGTGTGCTGGTTTCTGTAAGAATGCACACTGGTTTCTCAAAGCATCCACATGAACGTGTATGTGATGGGAAGAGCCCAGGAGAGGGACGGAATCTTGGGCCTCCCGTTTACTAATGGAGTAACTTTGGGAAAGAGCGTCAAAGGTCCTCACTGTTAACCTAAGGATCCTAATACCAGATGCAgttactatgctgctgctgctgctgctgctaggtcgcttcagccgtgtccgactctgtgcgaccccgtagacggcagcccaccaggctcccccatccctgggattctccaggcaagaatactggagtgggctgccattgccttctccaacgtatgcatgcgtgctaagtcgcttcagtcgtgtctgactctatgcgacactatggacagcagcccaccaggctcctctgtccacaggattctctagttATTATGAGGGTGAAATAAATGAGCTGGTGTGTCTAAatgcacaatgcctggcacataataaacacCCAGTGAATAAATGCCCAGTTTCCTTTTACTACTAACTCATTTAATGATTTTTAGTCTTATTGCCTCAATTATAAAGCAGTGATGTTGCTGCTCGTCTCCCAGGATTGTCCTCAATTAACACTTGGGACAATATATATATTGACAATATATATAAAGTACCTAGCATGGTTCCTGGTATAGAATTGGTTCCCTTTTCTAGTAATTCTCTCTAggttccctgcccacccccacccccagttttattgagatacactTGATATATAATAGAGTGTAAGTTGAAGGTGTACATGGAGTGATTTGAAATATATAGTGAAATGGTTATCACTGTAagatcacctcacataattactgTTACTTTTGTGGTGAGAATATTTGAGGtttactttcttagcaactttcaagtattgttaactatagccaCCACACTACTTTAGATCCCCTGAACTTagtcatcttctttttttaaggttataatttcatttatagttattataaaatattgaccgtgttccctgtgttgtgcaatatatccttatagcttatttattttctacatagtaGTTTGTGCCTCTTGATCACCTCCCCCTATCTCTTTAGGTTTTTAATAATAATGTCCCTAAAATGAGCATTTCTTTTTTGAGATCATGTTTTAGCTGGGGTGGTGAGCCCTAGGAGCTCGGCATCTCTTAACTCTGTCAGTTGAGCAGCCCAGATGGCAGACAGGATTAGCAGAGGGAGTGGTGATGGTCAGAGGAGAAGGTTTCTCTGCACATACGATAGTGGCCTTTCCCCCTAAACACTAAGTAGAATGTCTCTTTCTAAGAGGGCAGGGACTCAGTTTTATTCACTATTCCCAAGTGCCCCAAACAGTTCCTGGCCTTCAGTTTGTTTAGTGGTTGGTGAGTAAATGACAGAGAGGCTCTTCAGTGCCATAAAGCGGTTCTGCCCATTTAATGATGTTCTTAGTGTGTCTCCAGCATCTTAACTGCTTCTGCACGATGCTCCCTGATAGTTTCAGTCTTCAGTAAGTGAAGGCTGTTTTCCAGCCTTCTCATCTTGCTGTTTTCCAGCACCCCTCCTTATACTGCTGGGACCCTCTCTAATCCTCCACCAGTTTCTGCTTCCAAGAATTTAGGCTTAGTGATAGAGATTCACTGAGAAAAATGTTCTGAGTATGCTTGCCTTATTTGTATCGTATTATTTGATAATCAAACACAatgaactgaattttattttctacttccaGGGTTCCTTGTGTTTTAATTAGTGCTGTTTAACgaacaaaatagaaattttggtatttctggttttctttatgttttgtctTTCACTTGTGGTTGTCTGGCTGTCTCCCCACCTGATTTTCCTTCTCCTGTCCCCTAAtacagcggtccccaacctttttggcaccagggaccagttatgtgcaagacagtttttccacagactgtgGGGTGGGCAGTGGTTTCAGGATGAtacaagcacattacatttattgtgcactttatttctattattattacattgtgatctataatgaaataattacacaGTTCACCATAATGCGGAATCTatgggagccctgagcttgtttcCGTGCAACTAGACGGTCCCATCTGGGGGTTTTGATATGAGTCTGCAAGCAGTTGTTTTATTATGGTCTCTATGCAGTCGGACGTCTCTGCTAATGATACTCTCTATTTGAAGCCACTCGCCAGCACTAGCATCACCACCTtagctctacctcagatcatcaggcattagattctcataaggaGCGTGCAACTTAGATCCCTTGCATGCACGGTTCACAGTAGAGTTCATGCTCCTGTGAGAATCTAATGTTgctgccactgatctgacaggagctCAGGCAATAAAGTGAGTGATGGGGAGCAACTAAAAATACAGATGAAACGTCGCTTACTCACAGCTCACCTACTGTGaggcccagttcctaacaggccgTGGACCAGTACTGGTCTGTAGCCTGGGGGTTGGGGAACCTGTAgctgggggttggggacccctgccctaaTAGACTTGCCTGCATAGTAGGTGGAGAGCCCCTTTCTTAACTTTTTtgatgtgtatgggtgtgtgtctTTGACTGGGCTGGATAGTTTGAATCCcatttgttttcctaaaatattttacttgaaaaacatttttattgttttctagtgctctttttaaaactttgcctCCACATGTGTGTtctcctatttcattttttatttcccaaTTTCTGTGGTCCAGTCTAGTGCTTGTATTTGTTTTGTatcccttttgtttgtttttgcagaaTTGAACCTGCTAATTCTTTGTGATGATTTTTTTCCTGTGCCTATCCTGGAGTCTATTGCTAGAAATCCTACTCTTTCTAATAGGATTATGAGATCCTATTAGATATAAAAAAATTTCAGATCACTGTGAAATTTGGGGTGACTTATCT
This portion of the Muntiacus reevesi chromosome 10, mMunRee1.1, whole genome shotgun sequence genome encodes:
- the CHMP5 gene encoding charged multivesicular body protein 5, giving the protein MNRFFGKAKPKAPPPSLTDCIGTVDSRAESIDKKISRLDAELVKYKDQIKKMREGPAKNMVKQKALRVLKQKRMYEQQRDNLAQQSFNMEQANYTIQSLKDTKTTVDAMKLGVKEMKKAYKQVKIDQIEDLQDQLEDMMEDANEIQEALSRSYGTPELDEDDLEAELDALGDELLADEDSSYLDEAAAAPAIPEGVPTDTKNKDGVLVDEFGLPQIPAS